The following coding sequences are from one Ornithodoros turicata isolate Travis chromosome 1, ASM3712646v1, whole genome shotgun sequence window:
- the LOC135395070 gene encoding uncharacterized protein LOC135395070, which translates to MSAGPILGKQACTNLNLVKRVGQIQCTPTTSKDCTSITACKDFEAILAEFPDVFGGVGRLPGTYSISLKDGATPSISSPRKIPLALVASIKSELESMEKDGIIAHVTELTDWVHPIVVVPRKNGSVRICLDRRKLNAALKREHYKIPTEEEVLSNLV; encoded by the coding sequence ATGAGTGCAGGTCCTATCCTCGGAAAGCAAGCATGCACGAATCTAAATCTGGTAAAGAGAGTTGGGCAAATCCAGTGTACCCCCACGACCAGCAAGGACTGTACTAGTATTACAGCTTGCAAAGACTTTGAAGCCATATTGGCAGAGTTTCCTGATGTGTTTGGGGGTGTTGGACGTTTGCCGGGGACGTACAGTATATCGTTGAAGGACGGGGCCACACCAAGTATCAGCTCTCCACGAAAAATTCCTTTGGCTTTGGTGGCAAGTATAAAGAGCGAGCTTGAATCAATGGAGAAAGACGGGATTATAGCCCATGTAACTGAGCTGACTGACTGGGTACACCCTATTGTAGTGGTGCCGAGAAAGAATGGGTCGGTTCGAATCTGTCTGGACCGGCGAAAGTTGAACGCAGCCCTTAAGCGTGAGCATTATAAAATCCCGACAGAAGAGGAAGTGCTGTCGAATCTTGTTTGA